In the genome of Apostichopus japonicus isolate 1M-3 chromosome 15, ASM3797524v1, whole genome shotgun sequence, one region contains:
- the LOC139981650 gene encoding large ribosomal subunit protein eL6-like isoform X2, whose translation MLYHQLLNIMEDETTKRKKPRSRQRWLTGGIPMFSRSVMYRRTAKYLKKKPIVKKEKKAVERFVVKEVGGEKNGGTRKVPLQKQPRYYPTQEGRRKLKGHRKPFSEHKRRLRPSITPGTVLILLAGVNRGRRVIFLKQLGTGLLLVTGPMKVNGIPMRRVNQRYVIATSTKLDISSVKIPGKLDDAYFKRKKLRTGKRSKNIFDDKKETYEVSDERRADQKSLDAQIIPLVKKEHLLAKYLQNPFSLRTRQYPHKMIF comes from the exons ATGTTATACCATCAACTGTTAAACAT CATGGAGGATGAAACAACTAAACGGAAGAAGCCCCGTAGCAGGCAGAGATGGCTGACGGGAGGCATCCCAATGTTTAGTCGGTCTGTCATGTACAGGCGCACTGCAAAGTACTTGAAGAAGAAG cCTATtgtcaagaaagaaaagaaggctGTTGAGAGATTTGTTGTCAAAGAAGTCGGGGGAGAGAAGAACGGTGGCACAAGAAAAGTACCTCTGCAGAAGCAG CCAAGGTACTACCCAACACAGGAAGGAAGGAGAAAGCTGAAGGGGCACAGAAAGCCATTCAGTGAGCACAAGAGGAGACTTAGGCCCTCCATCACTCCAGGCACTGTGCTGATTCTTCTGGCCGGTGTTAACAGAGGGAGGCGTGTCATTTTCCTGAAGCAGTTGGGAACTGGACTTCTCTTGGTCACTG GTCCCATGAAAGTGAACGGGATTCCAATGCGTCGCGTGAACCAGCGATACGTTATTGCCACCAGCACCAAGCTGGACATCAGTAGTGTCAAGATCCCCGGAAAACTGGACGATGCCTACTTCAAGCGAAAGAAGCTGAGGACTGGAAAAAGATCAAAGAACATCTTTGACGACAAAAAAGAG ACGTACGAGGTGAGTGATGAGAGAAGAGCCGACCAGAAGAGCTTGGATGCCCAGATCATTCCTTTAGTAAAGAAGGAACATCTGCTTGCAAAATACCTGCAGAATCCATTCAGCTTGAGGACAAGGCAGTACCCTCATAAAATGATCTTCTGA
- the LOC139981650 gene encoding large ribosomal subunit protein eL6-like isoform X1 — protein MCGILFGTCLSSSLHGLLLNIMEDETTKRKKPRSRQRWLTGGIPMFSRSVMYRRTAKYLKKKPIVKKEKKAVERFVVKEVGGEKNGGTRKVPLQKQPRYYPTQEGRRKLKGHRKPFSEHKRRLRPSITPGTVLILLAGVNRGRRVIFLKQLGTGLLLVTGPMKVNGIPMRRVNQRYVIATSTKLDISSVKIPGKLDDAYFKRKKLRTGKRSKNIFDDKKETYEVSDERRADQKSLDAQIIPLVKKEHLLAKYLQNPFSLRTRQYPHKMIF, from the exons ATGTGCGGAATTCTCTTCGGTACTTGCTTATCGTCCTCTTTACACGGACTGTTGTTGAACAT CATGGAGGATGAAACAACTAAACGGAAGAAGCCCCGTAGCAGGCAGAGATGGCTGACGGGAGGCATCCCAATGTTTAGTCGGTCTGTCATGTACAGGCGCACTGCAAAGTACTTGAAGAAGAAG cCTATtgtcaagaaagaaaagaaggctGTTGAGAGATTTGTTGTCAAAGAAGTCGGGGGAGAGAAGAACGGTGGCACAAGAAAAGTACCTCTGCAGAAGCAG CCAAGGTACTACCCAACACAGGAAGGAAGGAGAAAGCTGAAGGGGCACAGAAAGCCATTCAGTGAGCACAAGAGGAGACTTAGGCCCTCCATCACTCCAGGCACTGTGCTGATTCTTCTGGCCGGTGTTAACAGAGGGAGGCGTGTCATTTTCCTGAAGCAGTTGGGAACTGGACTTCTCTTGGTCACTG GTCCCATGAAAGTGAACGGGATTCCAATGCGTCGCGTGAACCAGCGATACGTTATTGCCACCAGCACCAAGCTGGACATCAGTAGTGTCAAGATCCCCGGAAAACTGGACGATGCCTACTTCAAGCGAAAGAAGCTGAGGACTGGAAAAAGATCAAAGAACATCTTTGACGACAAAAAAGAG ACGTACGAGGTGAGTGATGAGAGAAGAGCCGACCAGAAGAGCTTGGATGCCCAGATCATTCCTTTAGTAAAGAAGGAACATCTGCTTGCAAAATACCTGCAGAATCCATTCAGCTTGAGGACAAGGCAGTACCCTCATAAAATGATCTTCTGA
- the LOC139981649 gene encoding uncharacterized protein codes for MKKMPGEAKSKDEPDYKEKCRTLKRKLRFLVHEQECFQEELRKAQRKLLKVSRDKNFLLDRLLQYEKVIFSGSDSEPTDSSEDEKEAKKVPVTEPKIIPPEKPKVKRKPKKKAAKKLQADPKLGPGKTVLPIQLQSPPSSLKQHMPQLVEMLNRAAATSVGPVSPDTFAGLPYTPAYALPHLQNPGSLAQVYEQLPPSTTSSVLPSLLMSPHQFPRLGMMRNLPVSLDTPPRKKVRKESGKSNQSNHSKVPKTEPQPPPSIPKPPEGLSQPNGSIKDTTPK; via the exons ATGAAAAAAATGCCAG gAGAAGCTAAAAGCAAAGATGAACCTGATTACAAGGAGAAATGCCGAACCCTCAAGAGGAAGCTTCGCTTTTTAGTTCAT GAACAAGAATGTTTTCAAGAAGAACTGAGGAAAGCACAAAGGAAACTTTTAAAGGTTTCAAGGGATAAGAATTTCCTATTGGATAGGTTACTACAGTATGAGAAAGTAATCTTTTCAGGATCAGATTCGGAACCGACAGATTCGTCTGAAGATGAAAAGGAAGCTAAGAAGGTCCCGGTGACAGAACCAAAG ATAATTCCACCTGAGAAACCTAAAGTGAAAAGAAAGCCAAAGAAGAAAGCAGCCAAGAAGCTTCAGGCAGATCCTAAACTAGGTCCAGGTAAAACAGTGTTACCAATCCAGCTTCAATCCCCTCCAAGTTCACTGAAGCAGCACATGCCT CAATTAGTGGAAATGTTAAACCGGGCTGCAGCTACTTCAGTTGGACCAGTGTCACCAGACACATTTGCAG GTTTACCATACACACCAGCTTATGCTTTACCACATCTTCAAAATCCTGGTAGCCTGGCACAAGTCTATGAGCAGTTGCCCCCGTCAACGACATCGTCTGTATTACCGAGTCTTTTGATGAGTCCTCATCAGTTTCCACGACTGGGTATGATGAGGAATCTACCGGTGTCATTAGACACTCCCCCGAGAAAAAAAGTTCGGAA GGAATCCGGAAAATCAAACCAGTCTAACCATTCAAAAGTTCCAAAGACTGAACCGCAGCCACCACCCAGCATTCCTAAACCTCCAGAAGGGCTCTCTCAGCCGAATGGTTCAATCAAAGATACAACTCCCAAATAG